CTTCCTATAATAACTTAAGTCGTAAAACCAGGAAACAAACTTGTTTTACTCTCTTTATGCACTCACAAGAATACGTTACTCAATGAATAAATAAGTGCACTCAATACTTAGTACAAAACCTATGCAAGTTTCTCAAATATATGAGAGTTCTAAAACATGGTAATATACTAgatcaattacaatcaattCCACTATTAAACCATAGTTAAATTTGTaagatacaatataataataaagaccAAAGTAAAGTGAACTGTTGGAGATATGTCTTCTCAGCTATCTCGATCCAATTTCCACAAACCAACAAAATTGCTTGTTTCGGTCTGATCTTTAAGATAAATTGCTTCAACTGAATTGATATTCATAGACAAACTTTCACACTTCCACAATATCAACATCATCCAaagattttgtttaaaaaattatcaactttAAATATAGCAAGTAATAGAGTCTGCCACACTGTTAGACATAATGACAACTACCGTTGGCATTTCAATAACTACTTCAAAACTTGTCTCAACAAAAATCATGTTTGGTATCTATTTTCCTATAAttgaaacataaataataaaataaaataattcttgTATTTATATGTACTCCAATCAATGTGAgagatttgatatttaaattttttgaaaaaatacttttcattaattatatttaaagttaaaatttccttgtttttttttttttcaacttaaaagcattattttgtgaaaacaattaaatatatatatatatattaatattacatatttttagttttaatttttcaaaatttattttaaaattttcaaccaatCATATATGCTTTAGCATTTTCTTGAAACCAAATAAAGCCTAaactttataaattatttaagagatcaGAGGATACAAATACAATCAAAATTACAATAGAAACCATGCATATGGATAACTACAACTATAATCAACATTACAAAGCACAACTATACCgataattgatatatatatatatatatataaatctagATTCCAATAAATTTGGatatagctcacacatagtgagactgaaaccaaaataaatatgaattgtaAAGCCACAGACAATCTAAATAGGATGGggctcaatttaaaattttaaaatttttaagatttcaaCATTGTCATTGAATCAAGACctcattaattaacttttaaaattttgaaagaaatcaacttttataattaataactttaacaaatagagatttttattttttattttttttaccatatGAGTCTAGTCTTGTTTAGGTCAGGCATGATATTCAAGTAAAGTCTTTCTAACAATAACGACTCCAAAattcgaaaaaagaaaaatcaaacttGTGTTTTCTCCGTGCAAATtcatttttcccctttttcttattttttgacttctttttaaaatttctttgagTCTAAAGATTTCCAAAACATTTAGAAGACTGGGTTCAACCAGTTTTTCCACTTATTTTgtgtttgaaaataaataaataattttatttttcttaaattctaatattaagataaaaaacaattaaaatttataacaaaaactgaaaatgatagaattgaaataaaagtaaagtttaattttaactataatgataaattcggcctaaaataaaattgcaaattAGACCCTAAAAGTCACAAGTCATTTCTCAATAATCATAAAGCAATATTCCATAGATAATGGCTACCTATATATAGTTTTAGGAAACAAAATcactttttgtttaaattttcttgaaaaataaaaatatatattaaaaattgtttgattgattttCTTTTGGAATCATGTTTAAAACACTTTTTAGAATGggtgaaaattaaaaacaataaaaaatattttcattgtttttactAAAATGCTTCGtagaattgaaaatattgaaaactttaaatgaattagcattcattcaaactcatataaatataaaatatttttcaattattttaaatgtaaaatttcttaCACCAGttcaaattcatataaatgtaaaaattcttttagggtaaactacattgggtttcttttttagtcattgaaatgtgaaatgttatAAAATGGTATTTCAACTATTCGATTTTTTTCATCTAATGGAAAGTTGGTGTGGTAGCTTTTAAGATTGacataataacaactttaacccccaacatttatacattacgccaatttagtcttgattcaaaaaaatttaactctcaacatttatacattgtgaaatttaatccttttgcaGTTTTGTCTTTCTTTATGGCCCTTTCATGTATTCTCCCTGCATATGATtcaatgaaaaagaaacaatACAACCAATTCAATTgctagaaaatgaaaaataaccaCTTTGCTAGTTCAATCCAGTTGTAAAtctattaacttaaaaaaaaaattgagtttttacttCATCAATGACGGTCAGCTTAAGctaacaaaaactaaattaactatcatTGAGAGGTATCAAGCTCTTAGTCATTTGAAGGATAAGGAAAACAATgcatttcataattatttattttggtaacaaatgggttttttttaaaatagttttaattttatttctaatttgcaTATtgtgtattaaattatatttcatataaaaaggataaaattaagtaatatataaatattaaaggttaaatttttaaaattaagaccaaattaacataatacataaatattgaaagctaaatttattgttatgtcaattttaaaagttcgcCTCATTTTGTGTTAATCATTTAacaataagtaattaaaaagaaaaagaaaatcaaattaaataaaaagaatttaaagttGAATAAATAGCAGTGTAGtttacctattttttattttatttctcatgtttttattaaaaaagtaaatatctAACATAAAAAGTGATATTTAACTTCTTACTATTCAATTCACCAAGACCTACATTGATGTTGTAACCAGTTATTCTCCGTAACCCTAAGAGGTTTGGTGACAAACCTACTTTTCCGAACTAACTTCCTCACAGTCGCAAGTGCCATGTAGCTGTTCCTTTCTGACACTTTCTTTCACTATATATAACTAAGCATACTGTCTACACAAAAGCAACACTTATTATTTGCTTTGTTTGCATTGCTTTGCTTTcatcttattttttgtttctgtttGATTTGATGGGTGACGTGGAGATAGAGGAGGTGAACGGCGGTGTTAATGGAGGTGCAGAAGTGCAGCAGGGTGAGGAAGGGTTGGGGAGAGGGAGAGGGGAAGGAAATAGGATGTACTTGGTGTGGGAAGAACTGACGGTGGCGCTGCCCAACTTTGGGAATGGACCGACCAGGAGATTGCTGGATGGAGTAACAGGGTGCGCTCAACCTGGTAGAATCATGGCCATCATGGGTCCTTCTGGCTCTGGCAAATCCACTTTACTCGATGCCTTAGCAGGTTTGCCCCTCCATCCATCCCCCAACTTAACCACCACAATCCTCAATATTATGGCTGCATTTATGGTAACTTTTGCACATCTGTATATTGTTTTTGATCTTTTGGTTTCATCGCATGCATGTAACCCAACTCCATTCAACCTTTTGCAAGCAACTAATTAAACCAACAATCATCCTTTTTATGTCTTGATAAATCCATTTTGAGTGGTAAACATGATAATatcatatgaatatatataaagaagaGAATCTCAAATACATGATATTTTCTGTTGGATTATACTATATATGGTATAAAAACtcttaaaaggaaaagaaaaaaaaaagtacggGCTTACAGATCTTAagcctttcttcttcttccaaaTTTATAAGCAGCATTTGGTGCtgtcataaaatatttatttcatatcttctgtttatacaatttagtctaaAAAGAGGCTTACATCTCTTTTCAAAGTTGATGATTTTATCCATACTTGAACTTCAAAATCTCTTTCCAGTAAGATTTAGATGTTATTTAAAGATTCAACTCTAGATACAATGGGAGTCAAAAAATGATAGGAAGGTTAAAAAAAAGAGTTCTTTATGCCCAAGAATCCTTCTATTTAATCTTTTTGTGCTTGAAAAGTTAAACCGCCATAATTGGCGGCGGTTGCCGTCTTCCGCCTCACATGTTAGCCGTGTCttgaccaaattgaaatatatttatgtcgTCACCGATGTACGTAGATATTGTCCCATATACGTGGGAAGACATGAGGTATGTTAGGTGTCGATATCATATTAATATAGGAGAAATGAATTATTACCACAATTAGCACAACCATCCATACCATAACAGATTAGATATTCATGTTAATGATACCCACTCTTACTCCATTTATATCTTTCCACTTTTAGAAGAGATTAGGATGAatctttaaattatgttttcattatATTGTCTGACTatcgaaattaattttttattactaaaatcattaatttaactaagtcAAAATCTTATATGGTGaagattttttgttttgatattttaattaccttctcttttgttttcattttaatttgattgatacAACTATAATGATCagattataattaaaatgaatataataaaatcCGACACAACCTAAATAGCTGGGGTGATATTTGACCAACGATTTTGATTCTGATTTCAAAACCAAGGAAAGAGAGAGAATAAAATGGGTGGAAGTACAAGTTAGAAGATGGAATTAAATTGCGGAAAGGGTCATAAATGGGCTGTCCAATCTACCCAATGGTAGAATACGGTCAATACTGCTAATTCCTACTTTTATCTGCATCATTCAATGATGCCTTAGTTTACTCAACCCAAAAAACGAAAAAGAAGTGGTTGCTTGCTGCAGGGCAGGCTACAATCTTTAAGTCTAAATGTCAGTAACAATACACCACCACATCAATTTACTCGCCTTGGGGAGAATAATTGATTTTCATgattatcaattaattcaaccaACTTAGCCCCACTCAATTTAATTggtttaactttatttttttaatttaaattttatttattgtatatacttattataaatatatctaaagataatatatattaaagtatgttaatatcatgtAATAGTAAAAATTGTATCATCCCATGACCATGCATGCGTGCGGTGCATTCATGTTCTCCGTCTCATCTCCAACTAATCATCACAATTGAAGCATAACTATTATTAACCTACATTTGCATGCATTCTATGAGTTCCCAGGCATTTGCAAGCTAATGTTGAACACCAACAAAAATCTTTGAAATTTATGCAGGTAGACTATCTGGAAACGTTGTCATGACTGGAAATGTTCTTCTTAATGGGAAGAAGAAGAGGCTAGACTACGGTAGTTTCGTAAGTACCGTCAACATATTACTTTTAACTCAACATTAAAATCCTAATAGCAACTTTATATGTGACTAAGAAATTGAATTGGCCCCAGAAAATTTGGGATTCCAATTATGCATATGGCGTGGCTCTTCAATAAAGACttatctattttgaaatttcaggcTTATGTAACTCAAGAGGACATACTTTTGGGAACTCTAACTGTAAGAGAAACCATAACTTACTCAGCTCAATTGAGGCTCCCATCATCACTGACCAGACAAGATATTGATGGCATCGTGGAGGGAACAATCACAGAAATGGGTCTCCAGGAGTGTGCTGACCGGCTTATTGGAAACTGGCACCTACGGGGTATAAGTGGTGGGGAGAAGAAACGGCTAAGCATTGCACTTGAAATCCTCACAAGGCCCCATCTCTTGTTCCTTGATGAACCTACGAGTGGCCTAGACAGCGCCTCAGCATTTTTTGTGATACAAACTCTTAGGAATGTTGGCCGTGATGGCAGAACTATCATCTCTGCAATCCATCAGCCAAGTAGTGAAGTTTTCTCACTTTTTGATGACCTGTTTTTACTATCCGGTGGAGAACAGGTTTATTTTGGGGAGGCAAAAATGGCTGCAAAGGTTTATCTTGACAATCTCATCAAACTTGTTCATAGATAATAGTGTTTCATCACAttaagcatataaatttgaaaataaatttgttcatttctacttacaaaatttgatttttgcaGTTCTTTGCTGAAGTAGGATTTCCATGTCCAAGTCGAAGAAATCCATCAGACCACTTCCTTCGTTGCATAAATTCAGATTTTGACATTGTTGCAGAGGCTCTGAAGGGATCTAACAGAATAACTGTATGcatttcaattttcacattcCAAAGGAATAACAACATAGTAATTTTCCCATGTAGCAGTCACTTAGTTTCCTtacatttttatgattttccctggattttacatgcaaaaaataaaatctgaagCAGGGTATCACagttttctgaaataatttcatattctaaaCAAGGAACAGTAATGTTATAAATAACTGTCCGAGTCCATACAAAAACCCTGTATCATAATTAACTGTTATTATCTTagaaacttgattttttttttccaatcaaTGTTTTCATTATAAGCCAAATAGATTTTCAATAGAAAACATGGTTCTAAATCTAATCATTTAAAACTGATTATGCAGCAAacttaaattagttttataagTTTTCCATTTATGAACTGCAGGAACTTCAAAATACATTAGATCCTTTGGCAAACCTACCAACAGCACAGATAAAAACATTGCTCGTTAAGAAATACAGAAGCTCAGATTATGCGGCAAAGGCAAGAGCAAGAATTCGAGAAATTTCAGGCATTGTAAGCATTTCAAACTTAGTCATGAAACATCATCTAACATGTACAAGTTTTTCCCATCTGCCCATCTACCTACATCCTTCGGATTTGTTAGCCAGCACGAGTTCTaacatttagtttaattaaaatgcaagtCAATTTATCTcactttttttaattgatttaccTATGCCACTGATTTTAGTGAATTATTATTAGATATTATATTGGAAGGCACTGTTATACAAGATCTGACAGCCTCAGTTAAACAAACAGATGAACATGAGTTTCCTTCCTCAGAAAGCCTATGGTTTacaactcttcatttttcttgaaatatccGTGCCTAACACTTGTATCCAACATGCATTTGGGCATGGGTTTGAGAGTACAATCCTTCAGATATTTTGAAAAACACAGAAAATTTTGAACATACCCATGTCTAATACATAACTAAATCCGACACCCTCATCTGAGTAACATAGGGCTTAAATATGTCAAGTAGCTCATACACCAAACATTTCCTTATCTTTTACTTATTTGCATTTCAGGAGGGACTCGTTATTGAGAAAAAACACAGTGGTGAAGCAAAATGGTTGACTCAACTATCAACTTTGACGAATAGGTCCTTCGTAAACATGTCAAGAGATTTGGGGTATTACTGGTTAAGGATAGCAATCTACGTGGCTTTATCTATTTGTGTTGGCTCTATTTTCTTCGATGTTGGAACAAACTACAATTCAATCTTAGCTCGTGGGGCCTGTGGCGGTTTCATATCAGGTTTCATGACATTCATGTCCATAGGAGGCTTCCCATCCTTCATTGAAGAACTCAAGGTAAGTAATCTCATCTCTGGTTAAGGGATGATGAACTTAACCAAATATTTTCTAGGCAAACTGAAACTAATGATGCTAGGCTTTCAATAACTATTTTTGTCTCTGCTTGGTGCTATAACATAGGTTTTTTATCGGGAAAGGCGCAATGGACATTATGGGGTTGCTGTTTATATACTATCAAATTTCCTCTCTTCATTTCCATTCTTGACTGTGATGTCCCTTTCTACAGCAGCAATTACCTATTACATGGTGAAATTTCATCCTGGAATTTCACATTTCATGTATGTCTCACTAGATCTTATTAGCTCCATTGCAACTGTAGAGAGCTGCATGATGATGATAGCATCACTAGTTCCCAACTTCATGATGGGAGTCATAATTGGAGCTGGTTATATAGTAAGAACTGTTACTTTGAGAAATTTTTAGTGCTCCTTCGTTAATGTCTTAAAAAGTATTTCATATTGTTTTCACTTCTCAgtaaagttttttctttttgtacacAGGGTTTGCTAATGATGACAGCCGGGTATTTCAGATTGCTGCCAGATCTCCCTAAGATATTCTGGCGTTACCCTGTTTCATATATCAACTATGGTGCATGGGCATTGCAGGTAATTACTATTGGTGTCCCTTGCTTTGAATGTCTAAAAGACTAGATCTACGAAAACCTCAATAcgtattttaatttagtttcaaaCAAGAAAACAAGACTAAGGACAAAACAGATTCCCACATGGACAATGAACATTATTAACTTTTAGACCAATAAATGAATTTCACTGAGCAAAGATTAACAGACGACATGAAACATGAGAAAAAGCCTGCTCAATAATAGCACAAGTCAAGACTATTCTACTATTAatcttcaaaagaaaatttatgcTATTCGATGTTTCTTTTGATGTCTAGGGCATGAAACAAGTGGTAATTTGATACTTTTTGTTGACTCAAAAGGGAACCTAACTGGATTAGCTGCTGATTCAATACCTCAAATCCTGTTAAAATacataacttttttttcttggagCTTATTTTCACTACTTCAAAGGAGAAAACTTTCTAGAAAAGTAGTTGGATGTTGCAAGTAATTTTCCTCTTGAATCTCAAATTGAAGTCttctatgttaaaaaaaaaaaaagcttaccttTGTAAGCCAATCTAACAGTGTACAAGAGTTAAAATTATGCATAGGAAATACAGCATAACACTTAGAGATCGAATGCAACAATGTCCcaacaaaacaattttgaattgACTCTGTTAAATGGAGAATGTAGGGAGCATACAAGAATGATATGGTTGGGCTTGAGTTTGATGGCTTCATACCTGGTGGTCCAAAACTGAAAGGTGATGTCGTCCTCACATCCATGCTAGGCATCCATCTGGATCATTCAAAGTGGTGGGACTTAGCAGCTGTTATAATGATTTTGATAGCTTATAGATTACTTTTCTTCATCATTCTCAAGTTCAAGGAGAGAGTCTCACCATTGTTTCGAACTCTTTATACATGGCGAACATTGCAGCACATGAAAAAACGACCTTCTTTTAGGAAAACATCAGCCTTCCCATCCAAGAGGCACCAAGTTCTACATTCACTGTCTTCTCAAGAGGGTCTAAACTCTCCAATTCACTAGAAGCAACAAATCATGAGTACTATAGTAATGCTCTTACTGGAATTTGATTACAGAAACAAAGGGAAAGAGATTATAGTAGAATTACATATGGAATTACCTGTATCAGCTTTATTTTTCAAGTGCTTCTAATATCTGCGGACTGTTCTGGCATTAATGGCAAGAGAGCTTCCCATCACCCAAGAATGGTTTGTTTATGGTCCTCCCTAGCAATGGCAATGAAGAGCAGAAACCTGATTTCTGTTGTTGCAACCAGTGCTTTGAAGTAACCAGATATGATAAACAGGTACAGAAAATATCCCATTGTTCTTCGTAGATAATTTCATCTGCCAAATGTTTGTAGCAGATGCCTCCTACATTATACAATGTCATAACATCTAATGATACCATTATATTTGTACGTAATATTATATTGTagttctttcttcttttccagCGCTAAAAAAATGTAGGTTTGAAATCCCCGAGATGGATTAAATCAGATTCTGTTACAGTTATACATCTCAGAATTCATATAAGTATTTTCCAGGTGATAGAATATCTTACAGGCAACATCCATGATCCTTCTTCTGCACCACATTtgacaattataaaaaattcttcAAGTAATGCACTAAGTGCCACAAAACCTGAAGTTAAGACAAGCAATTACTTGGATTACATAGATTACACTTGAGCATGGTATCTGGATCCTAAGCCCAACTTGCAGCATTTTGGCAAACTCACCTCGTCAGTTTTTGATGCTAGAGAGCTTCCTCAATTTCAACCAATTTTCTTCACTTTGATTAATAGGCGAAAAACCAGAAGACATAAATCAGGAGAGATAATATGTTTATCCAAAATATCAAACACTCTACGTGTTTAGTATAATGATTTCTCAAACAATTAGAAAAGCATTAAAAAGAAACACCACCCTCAAACATTGCAAGATTGAGTGCAGGGATTTGAGTACCTTCAATAACGCAGTAATTGAGGAATTGCTTTGTTATTTTCTACATTATCACGTCTATATTTGTTCCAACAAGTCAACCAACCCCTCAGAACACCATTTCCTGCCTAGAATCCACAAAAACAACGATGGTTAAGGTCCTTTGAATGCAGTGATGCTTTTCTATAACCGTcgaaatttcataaatgtgtagTCATTAACATCACTCCAGCTCAACATGCCCTGTTCCTTTACCCAATTTAAAATACAGACATCTATACTGTTCAAATTTTCAATACCACTCCCATagagagaaaaaggaaatagTGCACAAGCCTTACGACAATAAAAGAATCATCCAAGACTGACAAGATGGAATTAAGCATATATCTCGACTATTTCACTAAGTGAAACaagatttaaaacaaaaatcatcatGAAACCTTTTTcaagaaataatgattaaaatcaTATGGTAAACataggaaaataataataaaagatgatacttTACATCACAAGCATTGAggttatatataatattggaGTCATCTATTTTGtgcaataattttttaacttggAGACTATCCTATACCACTATCATGCATGGATGCCCAAACATTCCCCAAAATTTCAAAGGAGGCAGTACTTCTATATCCTCCTGTTCTGAAATCCAAAATCCTCGAAAGGTTAGAACTTGAAACTTTCAGCTTCAAGGTCTCAAGTTTGAGTTCTGGGAAGGAGCTTTTGAAAATTGAGGAAGCAGATTCTCAGCTCTTTTAatgggaaaaatattaaattgaatctgTTCgagtatatatgtgtatatataacaCAAAGCAGAAAACAAGAGAAGACAACAAAGAAACTAGATATGTAACTTCAAGTTGAATATATTCAACAAATCAGAATACATGTGAATTGGGTACACAGCATGATAGCATTTGATCTCTTACTTTACCAGTTATATTTAATGACTAGCATCAAAATGAAAGGCAGAATTAGAAACAAATAGTCACTCAGATGGAAGATCATTTGGCTGATTCAAACAGAAAGTCCTTGAATTTCTTAATTCCACCCTTCTCAATTCATCCCACTTccacatttttaaaaataagcaaatagCTTCACAGCCAAAACTGCTTCCTCTATATttggaaacaaaacaaaaaagcaaGCAACTTATTATAGAATTTCACCAAAAGTAATATGGCTAAACTCATCATTTCAAGAGTAGTTAAACTATCAAACCACTTCCTATTCGAAGTCCTATTACCAATAGATTTGGAATTCAGAAAACAAGAGCAAGCAGCTTATTATAGAATTTCACTAAAGGCAATGTGGCCAAcctcatcaatttttttaatgccAGTggaatttatatcattttactatttaatttgaaatcagAATTTACCTGTCAGGTGACTGTTCCAATAATTGCAGTCACCAGGAATTCCTTCCATCCTCCTAGGAACTGCAAAAGGTTTGCAAGCAAAAGCCACAGATTAGATTTCAATGTTTTAGAAGGATGAACAGTCCGCCTCACAAGCTACATAGTTGCTACCATTTCATTTTGTTAAGATTTGTATAATTCCCTCCTGCTGCAAAAAATCTGCTTTACTCAGTTTACAGAAGAAAAACACAGAACTTCCATTCTACTAATAGAAAAGggtcaaaatgataaaatcagGTCCAATTTAGAAACTCTAAATTAAAAGACTGCaagccaaaagaaaattttcagtgGCAGATACAAGTCATAATCTCTGATTTGCTGGGTCCTGTCTGAAAAAAGTacaaattgcaaaattaagaaTACCACAGTACATCCATGCAATTAGCATAAggaactaaataaaataatttttaaaaattaaaaaaaaatgcattCAGAATAACAAAAAGGCCATAAGCGTAGCAAACAAGAACTTTATTCAAGAATCATATCAAGATATACGAGCGAgacaaaagtaaaataaaatgacaacTAAGACTGTAAGACATGGATCAGCTTAGCAGGAAATCAATCTTTCTCTCATCTTTGAAGAAATGTCAAAGTCTACAGAAATAGTCAGTCAACTTAGCAGTCCCTAATTTTCaagagtaaataattaaaattacaatataaaacAGTTCCTCAAATTAGCATAacgaactaaataaataaataagcattCAAAATAGCAAAAAGGTCATAAGCATAGCAGACAAGAACTTTATTCAAGAATCATATCAAGATATGCGAGCGAgacaaaagtaaaataaaatgacaacTAAGACTGTAAGACATGGATCAGCTTAGCAGGAAATCAATCTTTCTCTCATCTTTAAAGAAATGTCAAAGTTTACAGAAGTAGTCAATCAACTTAGCAGACCTAATTTTCaagagtaaataattaaaattacaatataaaacAGTCCCTCAAATTAGCAGGGGTTTTATAATGATGTTAGTCTCTGCTTCAAGCTCGCTATTGTTTCTTCTCACTGGCTACACCATTTTCCACTTGGTTGTCAAACCCATGATAAGGAACTTCAACCATGGGCCTGGGAAGCGAACGTCCTCCTAATTCCTCCGGGAAGCATTCAAAGTCAGGGCCGAAATTGAACTTCACGACACAGTTTGGTTGATTTGGAAGGGTATACATTGAAGCAGCAGGATAGTAACGACCACCAAACAAATCCTTGAAAGCAACTCCTTGGCATAccccatttttga
The window above is part of the Gossypium raimondii isolate GPD5lz chromosome 9, ASM2569854v1, whole genome shotgun sequence genome. Proteins encoded here:
- the LOC105799386 gene encoding ABC transporter G family member 13 isoform X1 gives rise to the protein MGDVEIEEVNGGVNGGAEVQQGEEGLGRGRGEGNRMYLVWEELTVALPNFGNGPTRRLLDGVTGCAQPGRIMAIMGPSGSGKSTLLDALAGRLSGNVVMTGNVLLNGKKKRLDYGSFAYVTQEDILLGTLTVRETITYSAQLRLPSSLTRQDIDGIVEGTITEMGLQECADRLIGNWHLRGISGGEKKRLSIALEILTRPHLLFLDEPTSGLDSASAFFVIQTLRNVGRDGRTIISAIHQPSSEVFSLFDDLFLLSGGEQVYFGEAKMAAKFFAEVGFPCPSRRNPSDHFLRCINSDFDIVAEALKGSNRITELQNTLDPLANLPTAQIKTLLVKKYRSSDYAAKARARIREISGIEGLVIEKKHSGEAKWLTQLSTLTNRSFVNMSRDLGYYWLRIAIYVALSICVGSIFFDVGTNYNSILARGACGGFISGFMTFMSIGGFPSFIEELKVFYRERRNGHYGVAVYILSNFLSSFPFLTVMSLSTAAITYYMVKFHPGISHFMYVSLDLISSIATVESCMMMIASLVPNFMMGVIIGAGYIGLLMMTAGYFRLLPDLPKIFWRYPVSYINYGAWALQGAYKNDMVGLEFDGFIPGGPKLKGDVVLTSMLGIHLDHSKWWDLAAVIMILIAYRLLFFIILKFKERVSPLFRTLYTWRTLQHMKKRPSFRKTSAFPSKRHQVLHSLSSQEGLNSPIH
- the LOC105799386 gene encoding ABC transporter G family member 13 isoform X2, yielding MTGNVLLNGKKKRLDYGSFAYVTQEDILLGTLTVRETITYSAQLRLPSSLTRQDIDGIVEGTITEMGLQECADRLIGNWHLRGISGGEKKRLSIALEILTRPHLLFLDEPTSGLDSASAFFVIQTLRNVGRDGRTIISAIHQPSSEVFSLFDDLFLLSGGEQVYFGEAKMAAKFFAEVGFPCPSRRNPSDHFLRCINSDFDIVAEALKGSNRITELQNTLDPLANLPTAQIKTLLVKKYRSSDYAAKARARIREISGIEGLVIEKKHSGEAKWLTQLSTLTNRSFVNMSRDLGYYWLRIAIYVALSICVGSIFFDVGTNYNSILARGACGGFISGFMTFMSIGGFPSFIEELKVFYRERRNGHYGVAVYILSNFLSSFPFLTVMSLSTAAITYYMVKFHPGISHFMYVSLDLISSIATVESCMMMIASLVPNFMMGVIIGAGYIGLLMMTAGYFRLLPDLPKIFWRYPVSYINYGAWALQGAYKNDMVGLEFDGFIPGGPKLKGDVVLTSMLGIHLDHSKWWDLAAVIMILIAYRLLFFIILKFKERVSPLFRTLYTWRTLQHMKKRPSFRKTSAFPSKRHQVLHSLSSQEGLNSPIH